In Ictalurus furcatus strain D&B chromosome 23, Billie_1.0, whole genome shotgun sequence, a single window of DNA contains:
- the LOC128599740 gene encoding free fatty acid receptor 3-like, protein MYWTKTLSDLVLTVDSITQIIGLPANLLALYTFIQKIKQQAKPLDILLLNLNISDLLVHIFLPLRMKEAADMKWTLSYFLCPLMGYVIYTTIYNSTLLLTANSVERYLGVAFPIKYKQYHNSRNAVIAAVLFWVVTMAHCSFVYIVKQYESEYISNGTQHVPVTRDSCYMMFNDKQLEIILPFRLELFIVLFCIPFIICSFCYIKLILILSRLHNVNYKRRRRAIGLALVTFLVFTICFMPFNVSHLVGFIGWHSPSWSVYTLLPITFNACVDPLIFYFSSSMLRQTFTKFVAGLIKRLEVFCFWRLFKSSTVKERLQNSQ, encoded by the coding sequence ATGTACTGGACAAAAACACTCAGTGATTTGGTCCTGACTGTGGACAGCATTACTCAGATCATTGGTCTCCCTGCCAACCTGCTGGCTCTCTACACCTTCATTCAGAAGATAAAACAGCAAGCTAAGCCCCTTGACATACTCTTGCTCAACCTCAACATCTCGGACTTGCTCGTTCACATCTTCCTCCCACTCCGCATGAAAGAGGCGGCTGACATGAAATGGACCCTGAGCTACTTCCTGTGCCCTCTGATGGGATATGTCATATACACTACCATCTATAACAGCACCTTGCTTTTAACAGCTAACAGTGTGGAGCGCTATCTGGGAGTGGCCTTTCCCATTAAATACAAACAATATCATAATTCCCGCAATGCCGTGATTGCTGCCGTCTTATTCTGGGTGGTTACCATGGCCCATTGCAGCTTTGTCTACATTGTGAAGCAGTACGAATCGGAATACATATCTAATGGCACGCAACATGTGCCAGTGACTAGGGACTCTTGCTACATGATGTTTAATGATAAGCAGTTGGAGATCATTTTGCCTTTCCGGCTAGAGCTGTTCATCGTTCTTTTCTGCATCCCTTTTATCATCTGCAGCTTTTGCTACATCAAGTTAATTCTCATCCTTTCCCGCTTACATAACGTTAACTATAAGAGGCGCCGCAGGGCCATTGGGCTTGCTCTAGTCACCTTCCTGGTCTTCACAATTTGCTTCATGCCTTTCAATGTGTCCCATCTGGTGGGTTTTATTGGATGGCACAGTCCGAGTTGGAGCGTGTACACTTTGCTTCCCATCACCTTCAACGCCTGTGTGGATCCACTAATCTTTTATTTCTCCTCTTCCATGCTCCGACAGACATTTACCAAGTTCGTAGCTGGACTCATCAAGAGGCTTGAAGTGTTCTGCTTCTGGAGATTGTTCAAAAGCTCTACAGTTAAGGAGAGATTACAGAATTCTCAATGA